Part of the Shewanella eurypsychrophilus genome is shown below.
CCACAGATAGTCTGGATTGGATGATAAACCGCAGTATTAAACAATCTCTGTCACTGCAAGATGCTGTGCCAATATCTGCAGGGACTGGTTGCGTGCCAAGCAAGCCCATAGAAACCTTATATATTCATATTCCCTTCTGCCACACCTTGTGCCGGTTCTGCTCATTTCATAAGGTTAAGTTTCAAGAAACCTTGGCTAGAGAGTATTTTCAGGCGTTGAGGCTGGAGATACGTGAGATCATAGCCAGAGGTTATCGATTTAATCGTGTGTATATCGGCGGTGGAACCACTACGATCCTCGAAGATGAGCTGATTAAGACCATAGAGCTTATCAAGAGCCTGACGACAATCCGCGAAGTCTCTTGTGAAAGTGACCCCATCTATTTCAGTGAGGGAAATCCAGAGTTACTGAAAGGCTTAGTGGATCGTATGTCTATCGGAGTACAAAGCTTCGATGATGCCATACTCAAAAGCACGGGTAGATTTGAGAAATTTGGTTCAGGTAAGCAGCAGGCGGATTATGTCAGTCGTGCCATCGAGCTGTTCCCAACCGTCAATGTCGACATGATGTACGGCTTTAAGGTGCAGACTGCAGAGTCTGTTCACGAAGATCTACTACAGACCATGGCGCTTAACCCCGATCAAATAACCACCTACCCTTTGACTATTGGTATCGGTAAGAACCGTAAAAAGGCCGGATGTTTGGCAGGAGATCCCCATGAGTTATGGCCTCAATTTCTAGCCGTTAAGCAGGCATTGACTGAACGCTATGTGATGGAATTTCCCTGGACTTTCAGTCGTAACTTTGGTCAACCAGTACAAAATAAGTATGTACTCGACGGCGAAGATTGTCTCGGTGTTGGCTCTGGTGCCTTTGGTCGATTTGGTGAGCAGTTTCGCATTTCAAGCTTCGACATTGCTGATTACATTAGACTTATCGACCGCGTAAAAACCGCGACTTGTTATACTAAGTCCCTAGAGAGTAAGTCATTAATTCAGCATCATTTAATGATTATGATGGGGCACGGACATTTGGATAATCAGGTGTTTAAGGCACATACAGGACATTCTCTGTGGCGGGCCTTGCCGCTGGAGATGAGTTTTCTGCTAGCATCCGGGGCGATTGTAAAACGGGGAGATAACTACCAGACTACAGAGCAAGGACAATTTATAGCCCTGAAGATGTTTGTCGGCTTCCTGAGTGGCATGGATTATCTCAGAGAACAGGCGAGAGAATTACCACTGACGAGTATTTAGTCATTAGTTACTGTGATGATTAAAAGCTGGGGTGGAGAATACAGGGTTAGCGATTTTAAGTGAGGCCCTTGACGTTGAGATGACAGCGGCTCGATATGATGCCGCTGTGTGCTTTAGTATTAAGGTTAAAATGCTATCGGGGCTAATAACATTAAAGCCCTGCTGAGTTGTGGTGGTACTAGGCGGCCTCCAAACTGTCGATGAAGTCTTGCAGACTCATCTTGGCATTAGATTTCTTCTGCCTGACTGTGACCTTACCTTGTTCTATCTCTTCATCGCCTATGATGAGGCAATAGAGGCCTTTTTGTTTGAAATGTTGCCTTAATTTATAACCCACTGAGTCTTGGCTCTTATCTATGTAGACTTGATAGCCTAAGTTTTTAAGCCTGTCATAGACAATATCTGCTTGAGCAATATGGCTATCGGAGATAGGCAATACCGAAATGGCATTAGGGTTTAACCACAGAGGCAGCTTGCCCTGATAATGCTCGAGTAAGATGGCAATAAATCGCTCCAATGAGCCAAGCACGGCCCTGTGGAGTATGACCGGATACTCAGCTTGTCCTTCTTCGTTAATAAAAGTCGCATCCATCCTTTGGGCCAGTACAAAATCTAATTGGAAAGTGCCACATTGCCATTTTCGTCCCAGAGAGTCTTTTAGGGCGAATTCGACCTTAGGGGCGTAGAAGGCACCTTCATTGGGCTGGAGTTCGAAGGGGATATTGAGCTGCTTGAGGCCATCTTGCAGGTATTGTTCGGCGCGGTCCCAGGCATCTTCGCTGCCAGCCTTATTGCTAGCGCGCAGTGAGATGCTGACTTCTATGCTATCAGCATCGAAACCGAATTTGCCATAGACTCGGTAAAGCATCTCGACAAAGGAGATCAGCTCAGATTGGATCTGCTGTTCACGGCAAAATACATGGCCGTCATCTTGATTAAAACTCCTCAGTCTTAACAGACCATTTAGCGCCCCGGATGCCTCATTGCGATGACACAGACCAAATTCAGAAAGCCTTAGGGGCAGCTGTCGATAAGACTGACACAGCTGATTGAACATCTCGATGTGAAAGGGGCAATTCATTGGCTTGAGTGCCTGCTCTTGCCCGTCACTTTGCAGCAGGAACATGTCGTCTTTGAACTTTTCCAGATGGCCGGACTTAGCCCATAACTGGCTGTTGGCCATAATGGGGCTGCGGATCTCGCGGTAATGATATTGCTCTTGAATCTCTCTGAGGTAGGCCTCTACCTTACGATAGATTGCATAGCCCTTAGGATACCAAGACACCATGCCGGACGCATAGTCCGAGAGGCTAAATAGCTCAAGTTCACTGCCTATTTTTCTGTGTTCGTTTTTCATCTTGTTTATCTCCGTTGCTTCAGTGGAGACCAACATGAAATCAAAATAAGCGCGGTAAAACTAAAATGGCTAACATGAAATCATGTTAGCCATTTTTTGCGTAATAAATCGGTAATTACAATGCCAACACAACAACTCTAGGTTGATGTGGTGGTGGTTATCGCAACTGCAATTAATCGTTTCATTACCTTTCCTCGAGGGATTTATTCGTCCCTATTGTTATAGCAAAACTCGTATAAGAAAGACAAGGGTTAAATTGTCACTTTTGCTTTAGGCTCCATGTGAACACATTTACCTCTGATTTAACTAATTGAAAATATGTAGTTATTGCGTTTTTGGTTACAAGTGAATTTTTAGTTTAACGCGGGGAGTATCAATAGGAACCAGACTAACTTAGTGGCTAGTTGTACTGTTATTCATTGTTAGCTAGCAGATATAGGATAATGAGTGGTTGCTGTTAGTCCCAAACGATCTCAGGTTACATTTGGATACAGAGTCCTGTCTGCAAGTGGAATATAGTGCTTCCACAGTCACTCGACAGATGTAAACAGGACCATAAAATGAAAAAGTTATGCTTAATTATCTCAGTAACCTTGATGTCCAGCCACGCCATGGCTGAAAGTGATACCTATATTCGTAACGGTAACATCTACAGCCATCAGGGCCAATTTTTCGCAGGTGCCGGCGTTGCTACTGGCAGCGAGTTCTATAAAGATCAGGACCACAAGACTGGTGTCTACCTGAACGGAGGCTACCACGGTGAAGACTTCAACATAGATTTGACCGGTGTTAACTACCGTTTTTTCGGCGACAACGACAGTCTAGTCAATTTCAGCGCCTTTTTGGTTGCAAATCCTGGTTTCGACTCCGACGATGCCGATATTTTAACTGGTATGAAAGATCGCAAAGTAAGTGGTGATCTGGGGTTAAACGCCGATATCCATCTAGGAAAAGGCACTTTATCGACTAAGTTTCAACACGATGTCACCGGTGTTTATAAAGGTTATCAAGCTGATGTGACCTATTATCACCCAATGGATCTGGGTTTCGCCAATATCGTACCTTACGCTGGTGTGCATTACTTTAGCAAAGACTACGTAAACTATTACACAGGCGTATCTAGCTCGGAAGTTACCCCACAGCGCACGGCTTATCAGAGCAGTGGTAGCTTAGCCTACAGTGTGGGTTATGCCATGGTCATCCCAGTCACGAAGCACTTGGACATCACCCAAGCTACCGGATACTCGCATCTAGCATCCAACATGGCTGACTCTCCTTTAGTGGACAGCAGTAACCAATGGGTAACTACGCTAGGCGTGAGCTACAGTTTCTAAGGGCATAAAATATGAAATCATTTAAACACTTATATGTGTGTGCTGGTCTGGCGTTAATGCTGACTGCGTGTGCGACTCCCTATGACACCGAAAAGGACTTCTGGTCTTTCGGTAAAGGATTTGAAACCGTACAGATTGCACCGGACGGTTGGCAGATTAGCTTTGTGGGTAATACCAACACAGACAGGGCATTAGCGCGCAAGTACATC
Proteins encoded:
- a CDS encoding coproporphyrinogen III oxidase family protein; its protein translation is MMNSLSKTRLYLATDSLDWMINRSIKQSLSLQDAVPISAGTGCVPSKPIETLYIHIPFCHTLCRFCSFHKVKFQETLAREYFQALRLEIREIIARGYRFNRVYIGGGTTTILEDELIKTIELIKSLTTIREVSCESDPIYFSEGNPELLKGLVDRMSIGVQSFDDAILKSTGRFEKFGSGKQQADYVSRAIELFPTVNVDMMYGFKVQTAESVHEDLLQTMALNPDQITTYPLTIGIGKNRKKAGCLAGDPHELWPQFLAVKQALTERYVMEFPWTFSRNFGQPVQNKYVLDGEDCLGVGSGAFGRFGEQFRISSFDIADYIRLIDRVKTATCYTKSLESKSLIQHHLMIMMGHGHLDNQVFKAHTGHSLWRALPLEMSFLLASGAIVKRGDNYQTTEQGQFIALKMFVGFLSGMDYLREQARELPLTSI
- the thrS gene encoding threonine--tRNA ligase, whose protein sequence is MLVSTEATEINKMKNEHRKIGSELELFSLSDYASGMVSWYPKGYAIYRKVEAYLREIQEQYHYREIRSPIMANSQLWAKSGHLEKFKDDMFLLQSDGQEQALKPMNCPFHIEMFNQLCQSYRQLPLRLSEFGLCHRNEASGALNGLLRLRSFNQDDGHVFCREQQIQSELISFVEMLYRVYGKFGFDADSIEVSISLRASNKAGSEDAWDRAEQYLQDGLKQLNIPFELQPNEGAFYAPKVEFALKDSLGRKWQCGTFQLDFVLAQRMDATFINEEGQAEYPVILHRAVLGSLERFIAILLEHYQGKLPLWLNPNAISVLPISDSHIAQADIVYDRLKNLGYQVYIDKSQDSVGYKLRQHFKQKGLYCLIIGDEEIEQGKVTVRQKKSNAKMSLQDFIDSLEAA
- the ompV gene encoding outer membrane protein OmpV codes for the protein MKKLCLIISVTLMSSHAMAESDTYIRNGNIYSHQGQFFAGAGVATGSEFYKDQDHKTGVYLNGGYHGEDFNIDLTGVNYRFFGDNDSLVNFSAFLVANPGFDSDDADILTGMKDRKVSGDLGLNADIHLGKGTLSTKFQHDVTGVYKGYQADVTYYHPMDLGFANIVPYAGVHYFSKDYVNYYTGVSSSEVTPQRTAYQSSGSLAYSVGYAMVIPVTKHLDITQATGYSHLASNMADSPLVDSSNQWVTTLGVSYSF